AACGttattgggaaacccaccccaggacCCTTATCGCTCTTCATTTGTATCCAGTCGACAAGACCGGAGTAGCTCAAGTCCCCACAGCTGAAGTAACTGCTCACTGTTGTTCTCCTAAACGGGCTGAAGCAGCGTCGCATTCCACCAAATCCCGCCTACTTGCCTGTCAATCATCTTCCAGGGCGAGATGTCAAGCGTATGGGCGGGGTGGAAGGTCACGTGATCTGTACGAGCCCTCGttcgcagccaatcagagcacagcacCGGTGCAGTATAAATACTGACGAAGCCGCTTATTTCCGGCGACTATAATCAGTCTTTGTGCGCTTTTTTTGTGGACGAAAGGAATCAGTTTCATTTTTCCTCTAAAGAGAATCGACTAAAAGGTAGGCTGGGTGTTTTTTCCCATCTGTAGATGGATAGTGCAGTTGACTATGTTGTGAATGGAACAGTTTAATGTTTATATGATGATTAAAATGACTGATAGGTGAATATTTTTAAGACTAATTTATTGAGGCATCTCTGCATTGTTGAATCCATCTGGTGTGTGATCTGTTTATGCGCTTTTAAGTTGGAAAACTCCAACTGTGAATAGCAAATCTATTTACAAATAATTTTGTAGCTTTGTGCTGCTGTTGAAAGGAATAAACACGGATATATTGTAGGCTGGTAGCTTTTCTGTTCTCAAGAACATCAGTGACGACCTTGTGGTTCTCTGCAACATCTACAAGGTCTCTGAGGGGTTTAGGACACTGCGCAATTACACACTTTGCGCGCaagaagcagatttttttttttaaatctttatttATTGATATCCACCCCGAGTTTGCATGCAGTTCATGTGATTAATGATTCACAGGCTGTGGAGATGCCCTCACATTTACAATGAAGCGAGCCATAGCAAAGCAAAATGGGGAAAACTCCAAGGATGTTGAATGTGGCTTTGCATAATCCTGGTTTATACTGTACACTTTGAGTTTGAGGACTGAATTCCTGCACTGCTGTGGGAAACAGGCGCTTTAATGGCGTGACGTCACAATTAATGCTTCTGAcgggatcagaatcagaaccagaacTCCTTCACTGTCACTGTACTGAGTACAATGAAACTaaacaaactaaataaataaacaaataaataaatacatacataaataaatattttgatcacctaatatgtcactgtcagtctttctttcttataatgtaaaacccaagctaaaatcaactttgatcatgtacaattctatattattgccacaagccacagaaatgtatgctgaaatccacaaaacagcaaaacaatagccatcctaaatattatttaagaactttgatagttttagctgatatttagagagtttttcaaagggttataaattgctgattttctaaacatatgccatgtctatttcagacgtgtcacatccataacggaatttcgtcacatccataacgctgactttttcttccgaaactctgcatgaaatacaaaatattttaaacaaagatttttttaatattcaccttggacctctctatcaaatggatatctccatttcgacattaggtttacaatttcacagagtttgataaaaatgtacagtcacccaagaaaagtgatactttttctgtcacatccataacggatcttttattggcgttttctggcatgccctagatgtactatgggaattgttcttgttctatcacttctccagtatggtacagccttaaaatacgcaacacctgtttaaatactgggagacaataaaacatgcactgggtcatttgttgccattttgagttcaagtgtcacgtccataacgctggaattgctcatttcTGAGTTTCATTGCAAAAGAATGAGGTAGTGCAGGTAGATGTATACATTCAGGCTTCATCCTTGAAGGCTCTGGCTCACTATTTGGGTCTTAGACGCGTCTAACGAGTTGCTTTTCCCCTCATTTCTTCAGCTCTGAGCAACCATGCCTTTTGGAAATACCCACAACAAATGGAAGATGAACTACACGGCGGAGCAGGAGTACCCCGACCTCAGCCAACACAACAACCACATGGCCAAGGTGCTTACTCCGGAGATGTACGCAAACCTGCGGGACAAGGAAACGTCTAGTGGCTTCACACTGGATGACGTCATCCAAACTGGAGTCGATAACCCAGGTAAGAGCTTTCTGCTTTTTGAAGGTCATATCCTTTTGGTATGGTCCTTGCATCAAAGCATTATTTTAACTTTCTTGGATGGTATTCTCCCACTCACATGACTCAATTTTGTGTGATAATGTTGGCATGTGTATAGATATGAGAATGTCTGGCCATGTACAGTAAATCCAAATCACTGGATTCCAGTGTGTGGGTCTCAACTGCCGTAAGTTCAGTTGCATGGCACAAACTGAAAACATGAATGTACATGTAAATGATTGTTAGAGGTTTTTCACTGTCATTCCAGTTTATGTAGATGCACAGGTTTGAGTTTATGCCGTACTGGACCCATCATCCATGAGAAGACTGATCTTGCTGTAGCTTTGGTAACCAAATGATCTGCCTTGATCTGTCAAAATAGACTTGCTATATTTTATCAATCCCTCCTCCCTTCTTTCTAGGCCATCCATTCATCATGACTGTAGGTTGTGTTGCTGGTGATGAGGAAACCTATGAGGTGTTCAAAGATCTTCTGGACCCAATCATCGAAGACCGCCATGGAGGCTACAAGCCCACAGACAAACACAAGACTGACCTGAACCCAGACAACCTTCAGGTGTGTGCAGTTTATTTGTGCTCCTGTCTTGAATTTGTTTTGCCACTTTAGATTGGACTGTAAAAGTATTTAATCATTGTGTCATATAGGGTGGTGATGACCTTGACCCCAACTATGTCTTGAGCTCCAGAGTAAGAACTGGCAGGAGCATTCGTGGCTTTTCCctgccccctcactgcagccgtgGTGAGAGGCGTGCCATTGAAAAGCTGGCTGTTGAAGGTCTGTATGATTTCCAAATAATCCATTACTTTCCAGTTTGAGCCATTTGTGATCCATTAATTAGCTATGGAATGAAACATGAAATGTGACATGGTACCTTAGGCAGCTCTGTTGTACTCTCCAGGTTTAGGTTCTCTTGAAGGTGAACTTAAAGGAAAATACTATGCCCTGAAGAACATGACAGAGGAAGAGCAGCAGCAGCTGATTGATGATCACTTCCTGTTTGACAAACCAGTGTCCCCACTGCTGTTGGCCTCTGGGATGGCTCGTGATTGGCCTGATGCCAGGGGAATCTGGTAACTCTTTGGTGTTTCCTTGACACTGAATGAAATTGTTGACACAATTCAGTGACGTTTATATTGGACCAATATTTTAACTTCTTGAAGTCCAGGCTGAATTGATCATACTTGGTTCTAAACACATTGTTCATTGTTTTCCTTCCTTTGCCCTCTTTATGCTTTAAGGCACAATGATGATAAGACCTTCCTGGTCTGGGTGAATGAGGAAGACCACCTCCGTGTCATCTCCATGCAGAAGGGTGGCAACATGAAGGAAGTCTTCACTCGTTTCTGCACAGGGCTCACAAAGGTTGGTGCAACTAAAGATGCAGGTGTAATGTGGACAAACCTATTATAAATTAAAATGTGTTGCTTCATTTGCCTTGTAGATTGAAGCTCTCTTCAAAGAGAAGGGCCATGAGTTCATGTGGAATGAGCATCTGGGCTACATACTCACCTGCCCTTCTAACCTGGG
This Neoarius graeffei isolate fNeoGra1 chromosome 3, fNeoGra1.pri, whole genome shotgun sequence DNA region includes the following protein-coding sequences:
- the LOC132882631 gene encoding creatine kinase B-type-like, translating into MPFGNTHNKWKMNYTAEQEYPDLSQHNNHMAKVLTPEMYANLRDKETSSGFTLDDVIQTGVDNPGHPFIMTVGCVAGDEETYEVFKDLLDPIIEDRHGGYKPTDKHKTDLNPDNLQGGDDLDPNYVLSSRVRTGRSIRGFSLPPHCSRGERRAIEKLAVEGLGSLEGELKGKYYALKNMTEEEQQQLIDDHFLFDKPVSPLLLASGMARDWPDARGIWHNDDKTFLVWVNEEDHLRVISMQKGGNMKEVFTRFCTGLTKIEALFKEKGHEFMWNEHLGYILTCPSNLGTGLRGGVHVKLPNLSKHEKFDEIVKKLRLQKRGTGGVDTAAVGGVFDISNADRLGFSEVELVQMVIDGVKLLIDMEKRLEAGESIDDMIPQELTLPKMEALTLEEPSASP